Proteins from one Chroococcidiopsis sp. CCMEE 29 genomic window:
- a CDS encoding pyridoxal phosphate-dependent aminotransferase, producing the protein MQFAERMNRLGTESAFDVLAKAKKLEAQGRDIIHLEIGQPDFQTPINICEAAFRAMKDGYTGYGPAAGLLQLREVIAEHISTTRGIEVHPDEVVVTPGAKPIIFFTLLALVNQGDEVIYPDPGFPIYESVINFVGAKGIPLPLREEVDFRFHIDDLVDAISERTRLLILNSPQNPTGGLLKQELDAIADLANKHDFYVLSDEIYSRILYEGEHQSIIRFPGMKARTILLDGYSKTYSMTGWRLGYGVAPQPIVDQIVRLMINSNSCTCSFTQIAGIEALTGSQDFVAQMVSEFKRRRDAVVDGLNAIAGITCLKPAGAFYVFPNVKQIPLSCEAFADYLLEEAGVALLAGTSFGKFGEGYLRISYANSLENIQAALERIQEAVSLCIIDC; encoded by the coding sequence ATGCAATTTGCAGAGCGCATGAATCGTTTGGGAACTGAATCAGCTTTCGATGTCTTAGCCAAAGCAAAAAAACTAGAGGCTCAGGGCAGAGATATTATTCATCTCGAAATTGGTCAGCCTGACTTTCAAACGCCCATAAATATTTGTGAAGCAGCATTCCGAGCGATGAAAGATGGGTATACCGGGTATGGTCCTGCTGCTGGGCTATTGCAGTTGCGCGAAGTTATCGCCGAGCATATTTCAACAACAAGAGGTATTGAAGTTCATCCAGACGAAGTTGTTGTCACGCCTGGCGCTAAACCGATCATCTTCTTCACGCTTCTAGCACTGGTTAATCAAGGAGATGAGGTGATTTATCCCGATCCAGGTTTTCCCATTTATGAATCTGTGATTAACTTTGTCGGTGCAAAAGGAATTCCCCTACCGTTACGAGAGGAAGTTGACTTTCGCTTTCATATTGATGATTTAGTTGATGCAATTTCGGAGCGGACACGCTTGTTAATTCTCAATTCTCCTCAAAATCCAACGGGCGGTCTTTTGAAGCAAGAGTTGGATGCAATTGCGGATCTGGCAAACAAGCACGACTTTTATGTTCTCTCGGATGAAATATACTCCCGCATTCTCTATGAAGGAGAGCATCAAAGTATCATCCGCTTTCCTGGCATGAAAGCACGGACAATTCTGCTTGATGGTTACTCCAAAACCTACTCGATGACTGGATGGAGATTAGGCTATGGAGTAGCTCCTCAGCCAATCGTCGATCAAATTGTGCGACTAATGATCAACTCGAATTCCTGCACCTGTTCGTTTACTCAAATTGCCGGGATTGAGGCTTTGACGGGATCTCAAGATTTTGTTGCTCAAATGGTGTCTGAATTCAAACGGCGGCGAGATGCAGTTGTAGATGGTCTGAATGCGATCGCCGGAATCACTTGTCTCAAACCCGCAGGCGCGTTTTATGTGTTCCCTAACGTGAAGCAGATTCCCCTCTCCTGTGAGGCATTTGCCGATTATCTATTAGAGGAAGCAGGAGTTGCCCTACTCGCGGGTACATCGTTTGGAAAATTTGGCGAGGGATACTTAAGAATTTCCTATGCGAATTCTCTAGAGAATATCCAAGCAGCGTTGGAGCGAATTCAGGAGGCGGTTAGTCTCTGCATTATCGATTGTTAG
- the ggt gene encoding gamma-glutamyltransferase: MAMNGMVTAPHYLASQAALDILKQGGNAVDAAIAAASKLAVVYPHMNSIGGDNFWLIYNAKTNELKALNASGRAGEKATIDFYRAKGYEKIPYRGYLAANTVPGVVSGWEEAYKYAQQSMGNSLPWSKLLGSAISYAKNGTPVTPSQEHWTNINISLEQKDKDLRALQRFQSFKQTYLKPNGESYKVGEVFKQPQLAQTLEAIAQQGAAEFYKGEIAQNIVKDLQANGGLLTLKDFAQHKADWVEPISADYRQYKAHNFPPNTQGMASLSILNILNNFDLKKMGEGTADYYHTIVEATKLAFVDRDKYLSDPAFVKIPLDMLLSKKHGQELATRIDMKVAVKERKALDPKGDTVWLGVVDKDGNAVSLIQSIYHDYGSGIVAGNTGVLLQNRGSFFSLEPKHVNRLQPGKRTFHTLNPAMLLKNGKPYLIYGTMGGEGQPQTQAAIVTRIVDFGFSVQDAIEAPRWLQGRTWGASANDLKIEGRVPPTVIQALIERGHPVKVVDNYTDTMGHAGAILIDQATNMKFGGADPRGDGAAIGY, encoded by the coding sequence ATGGCAATGAATGGTATGGTGACAGCTCCTCATTACTTAGCTTCCCAGGCAGCTTTGGACATTCTCAAGCAAGGTGGAAATGCAGTTGATGCTGCCATCGCTGCTGCATCTAAATTGGCAGTAGTTTATCCTCATATGAACAGCATTGGAGGGGATAACTTTTGGTTAATTTATAATGCTAAAACTAATGAATTGAAAGCCTTAAATGCCAGTGGGAGAGCAGGTGAGAAAGCAACAATTGATTTTTATCGAGCTAAAGGTTACGAAAAAATTCCTTATAGAGGTTATTTGGCAGCAAATACAGTACCGGGTGTGGTTTCAGGTTGGGAAGAAGCCTACAAATATGCTCAACAGAGTATGGGAAATAGTCTACCTTGGAGCAAGCTACTTGGCTCTGCCATCAGTTATGCAAAGAATGGCACTCCAGTCACTCCCAGCCAGGAACATTGGACGAATATCAATATAAGTCTTGAGCAGAAAGATAAAGATCTCCGCGCTCTGCAACGTTTTCAAAGCTTCAAACAAACTTACCTTAAACCAAATGGTGAGTCATACAAAGTAGGCGAAGTTTTTAAACAACCACAGCTTGCTCAAACCTTAGAAGCAATTGCTCAACAAGGTGCTGCTGAGTTTTACAAAGGTGAAATTGCCCAAAATATTGTTAAAGACTTGCAAGCCAATGGAGGACTTTTAACTCTCAAAGATTTTGCACAACACAAGGCTGATTGGGTTGAGCCAATCTCAGCTGATTACCGTCAGTATAAAGCACACAACTTCCCACCCAATACTCAAGGAATGGCTTCTTTAAGCATTCTCAACATCCTCAACAATTTCGATCTCAAGAAAATGGGAGAGGGAACAGCAGATTACTATCACACAATTGTAGAAGCAACCAAACTGGCATTTGTCGATCGAGATAAATATCTCAGCGATCCTGCCTTCGTTAAAATCCCTCTGGACATGCTTCTATCTAAAAAGCATGGTCAAGAACTGGCAACTCGCATTGATATGAAAGTTGCTGTTAAGGAAAGGAAAGCCCTCGATCCGAAAGGGGATACTGTTTGGTTGGGTGTGGTTGATAAAGATGGCAATGCAGTATCTTTAATCCAAAGTATATACCATGACTATGGCTCGGGAATTGTTGCTGGCAATACTGGAGTTCTGCTGCAAAATCGCGGAAGTTTCTTCTCGCTAGAACCAAAACATGTCAATCGCTTGCAACCAGGGAAGCGAACTTTTCATACCTTAAATCCAGCAATGCTACTTAAGAATGGAAAGCCTTATTTGATCTACGGAACAATGGGGGGAGAGGGACAACCACAAACCCAGGCGGCAATTGTGACTCGAATTGTTGATTTTGGATTTAGCGTTCAAGATGCAATTGAAGCACCAAGATGGCTGCAAGGACGCACCTGGGGAGCTTCCGCCAATGACCTCAAGATTGAAGGGAGAGTACCGCCAACTGTGATTCAAGCGTTGATTGAGAGAGGTCATCCAGTCAAAGTTGTGGACAACTACACAGATACAATGGGGCATGCAGGTGCAATTCTCATCGACCAGGCAACTAATATGAAGTTTGGTGGAGCCGATCCGCGCGGAGACGGAGCTGCAATCGGGTACTAA